The DNA sequence aaggtttgaaatgcattacatttcaattaaaaattgttacatttctcaGAAGATAACTGAAACCACACTCTATTGCAACATTTAGTATCATCGGGACGTTACTCACATAATAGTCACATAATAGTCACATAATAGTTCTCACATAGTAGTTCAATAAAGTGAACCATTGTCAAATCCTGTCCTAATCTGTAAATATTACATTGTAGAGTCTGTTGCTtttgttgtatatattttttcaggtaGATGAAAAATAGGCAAACAATTCCTTGCCAGTTCAAGCTTGTCTGTTCAACAGGATAAATATTTGTCCAACTTTAATTCCTGCCGTAAATCTTTCAGAATCACCTTCAAGGTGCTAAGTATATTTCCACTAACCCAAAATAACAGATGCATTAATTTTCAGTCATTTACAGTAGATGTTCACATTTAAGGATTTACAGTTAAGTTTACTGTGAATAGCATGTGCACACtttaagaaaaaacaaatgCCAAAACAGCAGCAAATGTTTGGTACTGTGCCCACAGCCAATGGCATTTTATTTGTGTATGATTAGCAACATCGACTATCTGCAGTCCTATTGTCTAGAGTGGAGAGTCTAATGTGTGATGACCCAGTGTTTGTCTCAGACTCTCATCTCAGACTCGACTCACAGCACACAGCTGGTGTGGTAAAGGACTGAGGGTGCCTCCCACAGCTGGCGTGAGTTTCAGATCATCCTCTGTGACCccgggaggaggagagaaacgAAAATGCTGCAAGAGGGAGGTGAAGAACAGGAAGAGCTCCATCCTGGCCAGACTCTCCCCCAGACACACCCTACGACCTGGAAGAGGAAGATGACAACATGAGACACTATATCTGTAACAATACTGTAATGTCTTATGGTTGACAAATGCCAATACTGGTTCAGTATTGATGTCACTAATACTGTCATCCCCTCATCTCTTTTGGAAGATTAGCACCATAGAAGGCTGATTCAGGTAGTCGCTAGATGACATATCAATAAGACTAACAGAAGCTGAACTCACCCGCAGAGAAGGGCATGAAGGCATCTCTCTTGACAAATTGACCTTTCTCATTCAGGAAGTGGGCGGGGTTAAAGGCGTGAGGAGTCTCCCATTCGCTCTCATCCATAAGGACAGAAGCCAGCAGGGGAATCACAAATGTCCCTTTTTTGATGAAGTATCCCTGGAAGGTGATGTCTTGGCTGGTAGCGTGAAGAACAGCCATGGGAGCAATGTTGGCCACCCTCTGGGTCTCATGGATCACTGCATCAGTGTAGGGCAGGTTCTTCCTGTCTTCTGCCAAGGGCTGACGACTTCCTATAACCCTGCTTATCTCGTCTTGGACCCGGTCTGTGAAGTAAAATAAGATGGGTGGACAAAGTTACTATTCAGTCTGAATGATCTTCAACATGCAtctgatttttatttatatttgttgatTTCTCAGACTGTATGTGTTCTATTGTCCAAGTGTGTTGTCCAAGAGGACTTCAACCCCATCCTCAGGGACCCAAATCTGTCGCAGAgttagcacacctgattagaCCTGTCAGCTAATCATCACACCCTCTACTAGTGAATCAAGTGTGCCTTTTAAGGGCTACAACACAATCGTGAAATGGCTGGGGCTCCCTGAGGACAGCGTTGAAGACCTAGTCTATTATAATATTGTGGAATTCACAAATAAGTAATATAAaagcaaatacaaatacttttttaggTGACAAAGatagttttcttttttagtCTTTTAATTGTTTATAATAAGTAAATGTACAGTTGAGGTGGGAAATCTGTCATTATTTACAGCAAGTAACTTATTGATAGTATTAATCAACACAATCAGTCAGTCTATACAAAGTGTGTTTGTCATGTGAGAGTATTTATCAACCCTGACCTTGTACACTGGGGTACTTGGCCATCAGCATCAGACCCCAACGCATTGTAGTCGCTGTTGTGTCGGTACCAGCAGCAAACAAGTTGAAAACACTTCGTATCAGATTTCCGTCATGGTAATGAGAGTTCATGTGGCCTGATTTCTTACATACAAAAATAGATAACAGACACTAGTCACATTCTTGTGAAGAagaatgtgggtgtgtgaggaGACCCACCAATTATTACATCtgagaaatgtcattttaataattaCCTCCAAGGTCTGTTTTCGGACCAGGAATGAGTCAATGAAGCATCTACACATCTGAGGGTTGAGAGTCTTCTTCAGCTCCGTCACCAGGTCATGAATATCCCGCTTGATGTCATAATCATTTTTCGCAACAACACTCTTGGACTTCATCAATGAGCCCAGCCATGGGAACATGTTGTACaactattttcaaaacaataacaagcaaaacaagaataaacttcttttttctttttgtaaattACTTGGACTCATTTAATCCAGTGCACCAATTCTGTACCATACCTGCAATGAACGAGTTCCTCCAAGTTGGATTGACTCTCTGACTCGTTCCACTGAGCGTCTGAATCTGGGATCAGAGTATTCAAACCTGCTGCCATAGACAATGCTGCAGATGATGTTGGAGATGGCATAATGCATTGACTCGGTTGTGTCAAAGGCTTTACCTGTGATAAAAAGCCACACAACCTAAattgaacaagaaaccaggcaagcgtaGTTCATCCGGTCCACAAtaaaaagtgttgccatcttaaaattcaaactcatgtgaaaggctgtgctGGTCAAtcctacaccacagagctgcacATCTGCTGGGTGTCAGTCCTGATGTCTCttatgtctatcctgaacaaatgcaCTTTTCCcaatggccgttttaatagttaattggccatttgtgaatgacgtTGATATatttaaactgattaacgtttcttactaagtttacctccatcacaaatagtgtctatgtatggtgtttgccactggccgttttaacagcatattagccagtaataagctttacctgtatctactaacttactggaatagtcataaaaatttagcaattgcttgcgagtctgccaaagctatttcatttcatggcataagataGTATTTCctttttcatggcaaaacaacatacttttttctttcatttcgtgaatgacatgtatataataattatcaataaaggcgacgataactaagtttttcatcaagtgaaaagacgagaggatcgtggaatctaccagaaataattaagaaatgtcattgctctcaatagattcgaagtTAGGTCGttcacatgagaggcactgtctttaaccactacgccacggcattacacgtttcagcagtcgctagactccattgaggattgtgttaaactgactaacgtttcttattaagtttaccacaaggtgcaaaccatccaaaagcctcaagaatagaaaggccatatTAGACTttgcaaaaaaacatctgaaaaaagccagcccaggtctgaaacagcattctttggatagATACTATGATCAACCTGTATCAGAATgataggaagaaaaaagtatgtcttggaacggctcatgatccaaagcataccacatcatctgtaaatcacagtggaggcagtgggatggcatgggcatgcataaGGCaaaaagacccacgaacaaacaacaactgaagacagctgcagtaaagacctggcaaagcatcacgaAGGAGGAAACCCACATTTGGTGATGTCTATGCGTtccaaaggattctcgacaaagtattaaaaaataacatttaatttatgattgtgttaatttgtccaattatatttgagctCCTGAAATAAtgtgactgtgtatgaaaatggttgcaattcctaaatgttttatacaatattttggttcaaactCAAGCTGAACTAAAGCTGAATGTATTCACTTCAATTGCattgtggttgtttcatttcaaatctattgtagtggcatacagagccaaaattatgaatactgtgtcagtgtccaaatatttccagacctaactgtaatttgatcatgttaataatataatcaatttaaatgtttacctttgttttcttcaaaaacatCTATCAGGTATCGAATTTCTTCAATTATCTTCTCCTCACTCCCTTTTTTGCCCATGCCAAAGTCTCTAAGGTTTGTCAACGCAAAGCGTCTCATCTCTTTCCAAGAATCTCCATTGGCAAAAACAATACCTAAAACAAATTATagcaaaatacattattttggtgTGTTAGTTAAGTAAAGTACAGAAAtctaatatttttttagaaTGCCAGACCAACAAAAATAAGGTAGTAGTAGGCAGTCCATTACCATGTCCTTTGCTGAGTTCCTTGGGTAGTGGAAAGGCGCCCCGTTCTCCAAACTCCTCTGCATGGTTGACCAGTGCTTCCTTGACCGTCTTGTATCCTGCAAGAACCACCACCTTTCTGGGCCCAATGTGAACCGTAAATACGGAACCATATTCCTTGGACATCTGAAAACAAGAAATGAGACATGATAGATTACAAATGAGTTAAGATAGATAATATCCTTTTCAATTTCAATCAAAGAAGCTGCTATAATGTTTGACAAAATGTGGTGTTAGTTATCTTCCTAGAATGAATGATTGACAATATACTTCTTCTTATTATTACATTCAAAGGTGCTTAAGTACTTACACAAAACATGCTGTTTTACTTAAACATCATGTGACCAGCgctctggtcacatgatcaccttCTTGAAATTACAAAGCTTCTGAAGACAACATGTATCGCTTCAAAACACTAATTTAATTACTGAGGAGAACACTAAATATTAATGAGTATATCTCTATGTCAACCTTCTACTGTATATCACTTTGTTTAAATTGACCTAAGGACCTTATAGTCTGGTGCTAAATGCAAGTATGACTAAGTATCTTTCAAGATCCCAAAATCTACAGTTGAATGATCTCCCAATGACTCTCCGAGACGATTCTGTTATAGAACGTGGACTTAATACGTCAGGAATTGGTTAGATGATCAACTCTCTTTTAAAACCCAATACTGAGTAGTTGAAGACcaaaattgtatttttgtatgaCAATATAATATCTGTACACTTCAATTGCAGCATTGAAATGAAAATAGGCCACATTAATGTCAGTGCTAATAACGGTGATGTGCTATGTCCATGTATAAGCATTCATTAATGTCAGTGCTAATAACGGTGATGTGCTATGTCCATGTATACGCATTCATTAATGTCAGTGCTAATAACGGTGATGTGCTATGTCCATGTATACGCATTCATTAGTGTCAGTGCTAATAACGGTGATGTGCTATGTCCATGTATACGCATTCATTAATGTCAGTGCTAATAACGGTGATGTGCTATGTCCATGTATACGCATTCATTAGTGTCAGTGTTGAAACCTGACCAGTCTATCATGCAGCCTTGGGTTTTATTATTGGGGCAAACGTTCTCCCGTATCATTgtctttaatacatttcagttgGTTGGGACTCCCTAATTTCCAAATGAGGCAGACGTAAGTTATTTGTAAACATGTCTATATTGTAGaaactaaaatattttcttacttCACAGATAAACTGGAAAACTTTGCTCAGAATTGACTGTTATGCTCCCACTTAGGACACTAGCTGTTTTGATAAGGAAAAGGCACTTTAAATATTAGCTagattatatttttaattgttcaCTGTGATTGCTTTTTAACGTGTCTTTCATTTCTATGTGCttgtatgttgttgttattttttcaaaaaagttgggaaaaaAACTGATTGCAataatgtacaaatcatttatctctgtttttattgaaaatagtacacaaatcaaatgttgaaactgatgaatgctattgtttttggaaatatacatGCAAGCAATACGTTTCAGAGAAGTTTGGACAGgtggcatgtttaccactgtattGCAccccctcttcttttaacaatacttacttttccactttgcctcagtccattttaaatgagcttgggctcAGAGGAGGCggcggcagttctggatcttgttttaacatggtttcttctttgcatggtagagtttgcatggtagagtttagAGTGGTAGAGtttagagttttaacttgcatttgtggatgcagcggcgtactctgtttacagaaaatggtttcggaagtgttcctgagcccatgcagtgatttccactacagaatcgtgaaTTAAATGCAGTGCCATTTAAAGGCCTGAAAAAACATGGcaatccagtattggttttcagccttgtccctttcatacagagatttctctggattaccgaaatcttttaatgatattatgtaccgtaggtgatgagatccccaaaggttttgcaattttacattgagaaacttcATTCGTAAAT is a window from the Esox lucius isolate fEsoLuc1 chromosome 12, fEsoLuc1.pri, whole genome shotgun sequence genome containing:
- the LOC105023867 gene encoding cytochrome P450 2K1-like, coding for MSLMEGLLLQAPSSTVTLLGAGLFLLVLYLFSSGSSSEPQGKEPPGPRPLPLLGNLFQLDLKRLYHTLCKMSKEYGSVFTVHIGPRKVVVLAGYKTVKEALVNHAEEFGERGAFPLPKELSKGHGIVFANGDSWKEMRRFALTNLRDFGMGKKGSEEKIIEEIRYLIDVFEENKGKAFDTTESMHYAISNIICSIVYGSRFEYSDPRFRRSVERVRESIQLGGTRSLQLYNMFPWLGSLMKSKSVVAKNDYDIKRDIHDLVTELKKTLNPQMCRCFIDSFLVRKQTLEKSGHMNSHYHDGNLIRSVFNLFAAGTDTTATTMRWGLMLMAKYPSVQDRVQDEISRVIGSRQPLAEDRKNLPYTDAVIHETQRVANIAPMAVLHATSQDITFQGYFIKKGTFVIPLLASVLMDESEWETPHAFNPAHFLNEKGQFVKRDAFMPFSAGRRVCLGESLARMELFLFFTSLLQHFRFSPPPGVTEDDLKLTPAVGGTLSPLPHQLCAVSRV